A single Inediibacterium massiliense DNA region contains:
- the queA gene encoding tRNA preQ1(34) S-adenosylmethionine ribosyltransferase-isomerase QueA, with protein sequence MRTSDFNFDLPEELIAQTPLKNRDESKLMILDKKNQQINHKVFKDVIDYLNPGDCLVLNDTRVLPARLFGIKEKTGAKIEFLLLKRTDKDLWETLVKPGKKARVGDTVSFGDGILKAHIVDMGEEGSRIIKFEYEGIFEQILDQLGTMPLPPYITETLKDQNRYQTVYAKHEGSAAAPTAGLHFTPDLLEKIKQKGVNVAYITLHVGLGTFRPVKVDDVLNHKMHSEFYMVSKETEKLINDTKANGKKVIAVGTTSTRTLESIAKEKGKIQAGNGWTDIFIYPGYEFKMIDGLITNFHLPESTLIMLVSAFCGREFTLKAYEEAIKNRYRFFSFGDAMLII encoded by the coding sequence ATGAGAACAAGTGATTTTAATTTTGATTTACCAGAAGAGTTAATTGCACAAACACCTCTTAAGAATAGAGATGAATCCAAGCTTATGATTTTAGATAAAAAAAATCAACAAATCAATCATAAAGTATTTAAGGATGTAATCGATTATTTAAATCCAGGGGATTGTTTAGTTTTAAATGATACAAGAGTACTTCCTGCAAGGCTTTTTGGAATCAAAGAAAAAACAGGAGCGAAGATAGAGTTTTTACTTTTAAAAAGAACAGATAAAGATTTATGGGAAACATTAGTTAAACCTGGTAAAAAAGCAAGAGTTGGAGATACTGTTTCTTTTGGAGATGGAATTTTAAAAGCTCATATTGTAGATATGGGTGAAGAAGGTTCAAGAATTATAAAATTTGAATATGAAGGAATTTTTGAACAGATTCTAGATCAATTAGGAACGATGCCTCTTCCTCCTTATATAACAGAGACTTTGAAAGATCAAAATAGATACCAAACTGTTTATGCAAAGCATGAAGGCTCAGCAGCAGCACCTACAGCAGGACTTCATTTTACTCCGGATTTATTAGAAAAAATAAAACAAAAGGGTGTAAATGTAGCTTATATTACTCTCCATGTAGGGCTTGGAACTTTTAGACCTGTAAAGGTAGATGATGTATTAAACCATAAGATGCATTCAGAATTTTATATGGTAAGCAAAGAAACAGAAAAATTAATCAATGATACAAAAGCAAATGGAAAAAAAGTTATAGCAGTTGGAACTACTTCTACAAGGACTCTAGAAAGTATTGCAAAGGAAAAAGGGAAGATTCAAGCAGGGAATGGATGGACAGATATTTTTATTTATCCAGGATATGAATTTAAAATGATTGATGGACTCATTACAAATTTCCATCTTCCAGAATCTACTTTAATCATGCTTGTAAGCGCATTTTGTGGAAGAGAATTTACACTTAAGGCTTATGAAGAAGCTATAAAAAATAGATATAGATTTTTTAGTTTTGGAGATGCCATGCTCATCATTTAA
- the tgt gene encoding tRNA guanosine(34) transglycosylase Tgt — protein MAIRYELIKECKQSGARLGRLHTPHGIIETPIFMPVGTQATVKTMTPEELKEINAQIILSNTYHLYLRPGHDLVEKAGGLHKFMNWDRPILTDSGGFQVFSLGDLRKISEEGVEFRSHLDGSKHFISPEKAIEIENALGADIIMAFDECAPYPADRDYVKNSLERTTRWAKRCKEAHKNTDTQALFGIVQGGMYKDLREQSIKEITEIDFPGYAVGGLSVGEPKPLMYEVLEYTTPLLPKDKPRYLMGVGSPDCLIEGVIRGIDMFDCVLPTRIARNGTAMTSTGKVVIKNAKYKEDFSPLDPNCDCYTCRNYSKAYLRHLYKAEEILSGRLVTYHNLHFLLNLMKDIRQAIMEDRLLDFRKEFFTKYGYDL, from the coding sequence ATGGCTATTAGATATGAACTCATTAAAGAATGTAAACAAAGTGGAGCAAGATTAGGAAGGCTTCATACTCCACATGGGATTATTGAAACTCCTATATTTATGCCAGTAGGAACTCAAGCTACTGTAAAGACTATGACACCAGAAGAATTAAAAGAAATCAATGCTCAAATTATTTTAAGTAACACTTATCATTTGTACTTAAGACCAGGTCATGATCTTGTAGAAAAAGCAGGAGGATTACATAAATTTATGAATTGGGATAGACCCATTCTTACGGATAGCGGAGGGTTTCAAGTATTTAGTTTAGGAGATTTAAGAAAGATATCAGAAGAAGGAGTAGAATTTCGTTCTCATTTAGATGGATCTAAGCATTTTATTAGTCCTGAAAAGGCTATTGAAATAGAGAATGCATTAGGAGCAGATATTATTATGGCATTTGATGAATGTGCTCCTTATCCTGCTGATCGGGATTATGTAAAAAACTCTTTAGAAAGAACCACAAGATGGGCCAAAAGATGTAAAGAAGCTCATAAAAATACTGATACTCAAGCGTTGTTTGGAATTGTTCAAGGAGGTATGTATAAGGATTTAAGAGAGCAAAGCATAAAAGAAATTACAGAAATTGATTTTCCAGGATATGCAGTAGGAGGGTTGAGTGTAGGAGAGCCTAAGCCCCTTATGTATGAAGTATTAGAATATACGACACCACTTCTTCCAAAGGATAAACCAAGATACTTAATGGGAGTAGGAAGTCCTGATTGTTTAATAGAAGGAGTAATAAGAGGAATTGATATGTTTGATTGTGTACTGCCTACAAGAATTGCAAGAAATGGTACGGCTATGACATCTACTGGAAAAGTAGTTATTAAAAATGCTAAGTATAAAGAAGATTTTTCTCCATTAGATCCAAATTGTGATTGTTATACTTGCAGAAATTATTCAAAAGCTTATTTAAGACATCTTTATAAGGCAGAAGAAATTTTATCAGGAAGACTTGTCACTTATCACAATCTTCACTTTTTATTAAATTTAATGAAAGATATAAGACAAGCTATTATGGAAGATAGACTTTTGGATTTTCGAAAAGAATTTTTTACAAAGTATGGATATGATTTATAA
- the scfA gene encoding six-cysteine ranthipeptide SCIFF, with product MKHVKTLTKATLKETAAKGGCGECQTSCQSACKTSCTVANQECENR from the coding sequence ATGAAGCATGTAAAGACTTTAACAAAAGCAACATTAAAAGAGACTGCAGCAAAAGGCGGATGTGGAGAGTGCCAAACTTCATGTCAGTCAGCATGCAAGACTTCTTGCACAGTTGCAAATCAAGAATGTGAAAATAGATAA
- a CDS encoding BofC C-terminal domain-containing protein → MWNRRRKRKRKILLACIILFSIAFLYGYKDRKLNNNEENKPTQWGTNILEPSKDEEKQITKKNNNKNNNNNNEDNEEIQSIPIVESEKKMTKQTQIVFNTYYEKTRDTTTKKISLPKECIGRSLEDVRNYLQEKYTDWEVRQCNEDMVELYKVTNKVPPNYYIVKEYNGYISVYQVNEKGEKILLEQTEIPISSLSETDSQYIEEGIVKKSREEIDQILEDYSS, encoded by the coding sequence ATGTGGAATAGAAGGCGTAAAAGAAAAAGAAAAATTCTTTTAGCATGTATCATTTTGTTTTCAATAGCATTTTTATATGGATACAAGGATAGGAAACTGAATAACAATGAAGAAAATAAACCTACCCAGTGGGGAACTAATATTTTAGAACCATCAAAAGATGAAGAAAAACAAATAACGAAGAAAAACAACAATAAAAACAATAACAACAATAATGAAGACAATGAAGAAATTCAATCTATCCCTATTGTAGAAAGTGAAAAGAAAATGACAAAACAAACCCAGATTGTATTTAATACATATTATGAAAAGACGAGAGACACAACTACAAAGAAAATTAGCTTGCCTAAAGAATGTATAGGAAGAAGCTTAGAGGATGTTAGAAATTATTTACAAGAAAAATATACAGATTGGGAAGTAAGACAATGTAATGAAGATATGGTAGAATTATATAAAGTAACAAATAAAGTGCCACCTAATTATTATATTGTAAAAGAATATAATGGATATATAAGTGTGTATCAAGTAAATGAAAAAGGTGAAAAAATTTTATTAGAGCAAACAGAGATTCCGATATCTTCTTTAAGTGAGACAGATTCACAGTATATAGAAGAGGGAATTGTAAAAAAAAGCAGAGAAGAAATTGATCAAATTTTAGAAGATTATAGTAGCTAA
- a CDS encoding sensor histidine kinase, which produces MYLISQGKMMASHASTYPIRSTNKNEIINFMDQYSKELGARILMVRKDRKVFYDTSKISINKKISYWEIEESLKGRTTAKEYALNERSIHIAIPILLDNEVYGSIFISSSLEDVYKSIKDMKRRYFYLSLLCLSITGFISFLLAHVIATPIERFTKSIKKMCQGDLEQRVEIRGNDELADMARAFNLMSTKLFQVDKQRKEFVGNVSHELRTPLSAVKLLSESLLLEDTVDPHMYKEFLKDIVSEVDRLNKIIENLLSLVDIDKEKLEVEYQLTYMNDLIDKLIYNLKPLANEKNIYISFIHFEKIQIKIDPIKIQQALTNILSNAIKYTNQEGVIKVLLYEEEHEVVIKIKDNGIGIPKDSIPYIFERFYRVDKARSRQTGGTGLGLSISKQIIELHQGKIEVSSEEHKGTTFTIRLPYNI; this is translated from the coding sequence ATGTATTTAATTTCTCAAGGAAAAATGATGGCTTCTCATGCTAGTACGTATCCAATTAGAAGTACTAATAAAAATGAGATTATAAATTTTATGGATCAATATAGCAAAGAATTAGGAGCAAGGATTTTAATGGTTCGTAAGGATAGAAAAGTTTTTTATGATACAAGTAAAATTTCTATCAATAAAAAAATAAGCTATTGGGAGATTGAAGAGTCTTTAAAAGGAAGAACTACTGCAAAAGAATATGCATTAAATGAAAGAAGCATACATATTGCGATACCTATTTTATTGGATAATGAAGTATATGGATCTATATTTATATCTTCTTCATTAGAAGATGTATATAAAAGTATTAAAGATATGAAAAGAAGATATTTTTATTTATCTTTATTATGTTTATCTATTACAGGATTTATTAGTTTTTTACTTGCACATGTAATTGCTACTCCTATTGAAAGATTTACAAAAAGTATCAAAAAAATGTGCCAAGGGGATCTAGAACAAAGAGTTGAAATAAGAGGAAATGATGAATTAGCAGATATGGCCCGGGCTTTTAATTTAATGAGTACAAAGCTTTTTCAAGTAGATAAACAAAGAAAAGAATTTGTTGGAAATGTTTCACATGAACTTAGAACTCCGCTAAGTGCTGTAAAACTTTTATCTGAATCTTTATTGCTTGAAGATACAGTAGATCCTCATATGTATAAAGAATTTTTAAAAGATATTGTCTCAGAGGTGGACAGGTTGAATAAGATTATCGAAAATTTATTGTCATTAGTAGATATTGATAAAGAAAAATTAGAGGTAGAATATCAACTGACTTATATGAATGATTTAATAGACAAATTAATCTATAATTTAAAACCTTTAGCCAATGAAAAAAATATCTATATATCTTTTATTCATTTTGAAAAAATACAAATAAAAATAGATCCTATTAAGATACAACAAGCTCTTACAAATATTTTATCTAATGCTATCAAATATACGAATCAAGAAGGAGTTATTAAAGTATTGCTTTACGAAGAAGAACACGAAGTAGTAATCAAAATTAAAGATAATGGGATAGGCATACCAAAAGATAGTATTCCTTATATTTTTGAAAGATTTTATAGAGTAGATAAAGCAAGGTCAAGACAAACCGGAGGAACAGGTTTAGGATTATCTATATCCAAACAAATTATTGAACTTCATCAAGGGAAGATTGAAGTAAGCAGTGAAGAACATAAAGGAACTACCTTTACCATACGATTGCCTTATAATATATGA
- a CDS encoding tyrosine-type recombinase/integrase — translation MIYEKKYAPCTVNVRLRPLKAYINWLLKNEYIKNNFNNHLKLVKVPEDRLKPLSKIEVKKLINAIGNTTYARFRDLTITLCILDCGIRIGELLQTTIHDINFNDGYLIVRAKVSKTRTERILPLSRTTLDYLQELKDIAIEQRQQYLFLSTAGDKTMKQQDIFNNFRKYKEEARIDSKCTPYVLRHTFATEMVKKGVDIFTLQRMMGHNNIVCVFG, via the coding sequence ATGATATATGAGAAGAAATATGCTCCATGTACTGTAAATGTAAGGCTTAGGCCGTTAAAAGCATATATAAATTGGCTATTAAAAAATGAATATATAAAAAATAATTTTAATAATCATTTGAAGCTTGTAAAAGTACCAGAAGATAGATTAAAACCATTAAGCAAGATAGAAGTTAAAAAACTAATTAATGCGATTGGTAATACTACTTATGCAAGGTTTAGAGATTTGACAATTACTCTTTGCATCCTTGATTGTGGAATAAGAATCGGAGAATTACTTCAAACAACTATACACGATATTAATTTTAATGATGGATATCTTATTGTTAGGGCGAAAGTCAGTAAAACTAGAACAGAAAGAATATTACCTCTGTCAAGAACAACATTAGATTATTTACAAGAATTAAAAGATATAGCAATAGAACAAAGACAACAATATCTTTTTCTATCCACGGCAGGGGATAAAACTATGAAACAACAAGATATTTTTAATAATTTTAGAAAATATAAAGAAGAGGCAAGAATTGATAGTAAATGCACACCTTATGTATTACGACATACCTTTGCTACAGAGATGGTTAAAAAAGGTGTAGATATATTTACATTACAAAGAATGATGGGGCATAATAATATTGTATGTGTATTTGGATGA
- a CDS encoding response regulator transcription factor, which translates to MSYKLLIVDDEPILLKGLQYSLKQDNYMIDTAIDGEEALCKALENEYDLIILDLMLPKIDGLEVCQKVRQNSMVPIIILTAKGEDSSKILGLEYGADDYLTKPFNILELKARMKAILRRVSIKEPVSSNIIEIDEFIINTLGRKVFLKNQEINLTAKEFDLFILLTMNPNKVYSREELLEVVWGYEYFGDLRTVDVHIRRLREKIEPNASKPEYIRTKWGVGYYFRSKDKIH; encoded by the coding sequence ATGAGCTATAAATTATTGATTGTAGATGATGAACCCATTCTTTTAAAAGGGCTACAATATAGTTTGAAACAAGATAATTATATGATTGATACAGCCATAGATGGAGAAGAAGCTCTATGCAAAGCACTTGAGAATGAATATGATTTGATTATATTAGATCTTATGCTTCCTAAAATAGATGGTTTAGAGGTTTGTCAAAAAGTAAGACAAAATTCTATGGTTCCAATTATTATTTTAACGGCTAAGGGTGAAGATTCTAGTAAAATATTGGGATTGGAATATGGAGCAGATGATTATCTTACAAAGCCATTTAATATATTAGAATTAAAAGCTAGAATGAAAGCTATTTTAAGAAGAGTGAGTATAAAGGAACCTGTATCTTCAAATATAATAGAGATAGATGAATTTATTATTAATACTTTAGGAAGAAAGGTATTTTTGAAAAATCAGGAAATTAATTTAACAGCAAAGGAATTTGATTTATTTATACTTTTGACTATGAATCCTAATAAAGTATATAGTAGGGAAGAATTATTAGAAGTAGTTTGGGGATATGAATATTTTGGAGATTTAAGAACAGTAGATGTACATATTAGAAGACTCAGAGAAAAAATAGAGCCAAATGCTAGCAAACCAGAATATATACGGACCAAGTGGGGAGTGGGTTATTATTTTAGATCCAAGGACAAAATTCATTAG
- the ruvC gene encoding crossover junction endodeoxyribonuclease RuvC — MRILGIDPGIAIVGYGVIEYKGNHMKTLGYGAILTHADEEMPQRLKKVYDDLEILLDRFKPDVVAIEELFFNKNVKTALMVGHARGVLILGAANKGIDIYEYTPLQVKQGVVGYGRADKKQVQQMTKTLLNLPKIPKPDDVADALAVAICHAHSGAFKGLFKIR, encoded by the coding sequence ATGAGAATATTAGGTATTGATCCAGGAATTGCTATTGTAGGATATGGAGTCATAGAATATAAAGGAAATCATATGAAAACTTTAGGGTATGGAGCAATTTTAACACATGCTGATGAAGAGATGCCCCAAAGACTTAAAAAAGTCTATGATGATTTAGAGATTTTATTAGATCGGTTTAAACCAGATGTAGTGGCAATAGAAGAGTTATTTTTCAACAAAAATGTCAAAACTGCTTTAATGGTTGGACATGCTCGAGGTGTACTTATTTTAGGAGCGGCCAATAAAGGTATAGATATTTATGAATATACACCCCTACAAGTCAAACAAGGGGTGGTAGGATATGGAAGGGCAGATAAAAAGCAAGTACAACAAATGACTAAGACACTTCTTAATTTACCTAAAATACCAAAGCCTGATGATGTAGCAGATGCATTGGCTGTAGCTATTTGTCATGCTCATTCAGGAGCATTTAAAGGATTGTTTAAAATTAGATAA
- the ruvA gene encoding Holliday junction branch migration protein RuvA produces the protein MLEYIKGDLVGIKEDYIVLDHNDMGYKIFTTSSSIVEFEKIHEKIIIYTQLIVREDDISIFGFSNQDELKIFRLLITVNGIGPKVALGILSSINYKSLVGVIISEDMNTLIKAQGVGKKTAQRIILELKDKVDHNIATFEPNLLQIQTNESCDTNEALDALMILGYTKAEASKAIEAVKDSSKSVEMMIKKALKILGK, from the coding sequence ATGTTAGAGTACATAAAGGGAGACCTTGTAGGAATCAAAGAAGATTATATTGTGCTAGATCATAATGATATGGGTTACAAAATTTTTACAACTTCTTCATCTATAGTAGAATTTGAAAAAATTCATGAAAAAATAATTATATATACACAACTTATAGTAAGAGAAGATGATATAAGTATCTTTGGATTTTCAAATCAAGATGAATTAAAAATTTTTAGGCTTTTAATTACTGTCAATGGAATAGGGCCAAAGGTGGCATTAGGAATACTTTCTTCTATTAATTATAAAAGCTTGGTAGGAGTGATTATATCAGAGGATATGAATACTTTAATCAAAGCACAGGGAGTAGGGAAAAAAACAGCACAAAGAATTATATTAGAGCTAAAAGACAAAGTAGACCATAATATAGCTACCTTTGAACCAAATTTACTTCAAATACAAACAAATGAATCTTGTGATACAAATGAAGCTTTGGATGCATTAATGATTTTAGGATATACAAAGGCAGAGGCAAGTAAAGCCATAGAAGCTGTAAAAGATTCTTCTAAAAGTGTAGAGATGATGATTAAAAAGGCACTTAAAATATTAGGGAAGTAG
- the ruvB gene encoding Holliday junction branch migration DNA helicase RuvB, with product MDEGRIITTAPRTEDYEVENNLRPRKLDDYMGQDKAKEKLKIFIDAAMMRDESLDHVLLYGPPGLGKTTLSNIIANELGVNIRVTSGPAIERPGDLAAILTNLGENDVLFIDEIHRLNRTVEEILYPAMEDYALDIIIGKGPSARSIRLDLSRFTLIGATTRAGLLTSPLRDRFGVICKLELYEVEDLKNIVIRSASILGIEIEQKAAIEIAKRSRGTPRIANRLLKRVRDFAQVKGDGLITLKIAKDGLALLEIDELGLDQVDRNIMFTIVEKFSGGPVGLDTLAASTGEERNTIEDVYEPYLLQLGFMQRTPKGRTITQLGYKHLGISTEE from the coding sequence ATGGATGAAGGAAGAATTATTACTACAGCACCTAGAACAGAGGATTATGAAGTAGAAAACAACCTAAGACCTAGAAAACTAGATGATTATATGGGACAAGATAAAGCCAAAGAAAAGCTTAAAATTTTTATAGATGCTGCCATGATGAGAGATGAATCTCTAGATCATGTGCTTTTATACGGACCTCCTGGTCTTGGAAAAACTACTTTATCTAATATTATTGCCAATGAGTTAGGCGTAAATATTCGAGTAACTTCAGGTCCTGCTATTGAAAGACCAGGTGATTTGGCAGCTATACTTACCAATTTAGGAGAAAATGATGTGCTGTTTATTGATGAAATACATAGGCTTAATAGAACTGTAGAAGAAATATTATATCCTGCTATGGAGGATTATGCATTAGATATTATTATTGGAAAAGGACCAAGTGCAAGGTCTATTCGGTTGGATTTATCAAGATTTACATTAATAGGTGCTACCACAAGAGCGGGACTGTTAACCTCTCCTCTTAGAGATCGATTTGGAGTAATATGTAAGCTGGAGCTTTATGAGGTAGAAGATTTAAAAAATATAGTGATTCGATCTGCATCGATTCTAGGAATAGAAATAGAGCAAAAAGCTGCCATAGAGATTGCAAAAAGATCTAGAGGAACACCTAGAATTGCCAATAGATTATTAAAGAGAGTGAGAGATTTTGCACAAGTAAAGGGAGATGGACTCATTACTCTAAAAATTGCAAAAGATGGTTTAGCTCTTTTAGAAATAGATGAATTAGGTCTAGATCAAGTAGATCGAAATATAATGTTTACAATTGTTGAAAAATTTAGTGGAGGCCCTGTAGGGTTAGATACTTTGGCAGCTTCAACTGGAGAAGAAAGAAACACGATTGAGGATGTATATGAACCGTACCTTCTTCAATTAGGATTTATGCAAAGAACACCTAAGGGAAGAACAATTACTCAGTTAGGATACAAACATCTGGGGATTTCTACAGAGGAATAA
- the yajC gene encoding preprotein translocase subunit YajC yields MNQQMYSPILMTVIFIAIFYFLIIRPQKKREKQVKEMRNNLKIGDQITTIGGIYGKISKIKDDFVTIEVGADKTKLQIARWAVGNVLKTDDVA; encoded by the coding sequence ATGAATCAGCAGATGTATTCACCTATTTTAATGACGGTCATATTTATTGCGATATTTTATTTTCTCATTATCAGACCGCAAAAGAAGAGAGAAAAACAAGTAAAAGAAATGAGAAATAATTTGAAAATAGGAGATCAAATTACAACAATAGGTGGTATATATGGAAAAATATCTAAAATTAAAGATGACTTTGTTACAATTGAAGTAGGCGCTGACAAAACAAAACTTCAAATTGCTAGATGGGCAGTAGGTAATGTATTAAAAACTGATGATGTAGCATAA
- a CDS encoding SpoIID/LytB domain-containing protein: MKNFYKVITIAILMVSFGFATFGYADFYSSYNEVKIGILYGQSCPAQVKLSASNDIEMGYFVGHEFNIIMDFFEKEVIVKKDPQNSIYIQIGQDFLSNNEAYTFLSQISSSVHNSFIAYKNGVKVWAGPYENFTDAQASLENIKSILPEYNMMIVSSLGKGIQVVNQSGKILFVYDSLDGEYHFRESLHKDASGIIQVDHKKYRGSIMIKRYSNSDFTVINQLGLEEYLYGVLPKEISGDWPIEAQKAQAVAARSYTLVNMNKHKAYGFDLCSSTDCQVYGGYSSEKPRSNEAVDQTRGKIMTYEGKAVTALYHSNSGGHTEDSENIWSNPIGYLRGVDDPYSIGAPNSEWTVVYTKKQIEDILMAKNIYVGNIQSINIIERSKNGRVLKLSIQGTNGEKILQKDEIRSVFGYNNIKSTWFDMIGNNSNNGNGLREENSGQLFINSDKDFLSKSIEDSSLYLISSEKIKKANENIYVSNGEKTKSLSQPIFNHSSDSYTFSGKGWGHGLGMSQWGAKKMAEQGFSYEQILKHYYTGIHIE; the protein is encoded by the coding sequence ATGAAAAATTTTTACAAAGTAATCACTATTGCAATACTCATGGTATCCTTTGGTTTTGCTACATTCGGGTATGCTGATTTTTACTCATCATATAATGAAGTAAAAATTGGAATCCTGTATGGACAAAGTTGTCCTGCTCAAGTAAAATTGTCTGCTTCTAATGACATAGAAATGGGATATTTCGTTGGGCATGAATTTAACATTATAATGGACTTTTTTGAAAAAGAAGTTATTGTGAAAAAAGATCCTCAGAACTCTATTTATATTCAAATAGGACAAGATTTTTTAAGCAATAATGAAGCTTATACTTTTTTAAGTCAAATCTCTTCATCTGTACATAATTCGTTTATAGCCTATAAAAATGGAGTAAAGGTGTGGGCAGGACCTTATGAAAACTTTACAGATGCCCAAGCTTCATTGGAAAATATAAAATCAATTCTACCAGAATATAATATGATGATAGTTTCTTCATTAGGAAAAGGGATTCAAGTTGTAAACCAGTCAGGAAAGATTTTATTTGTATATGATAGTTTGGATGGAGAATATCATTTTAGAGAAAGTTTACACAAGGATGCATCAGGAATCATACAAGTAGATCATAAAAAATATCGAGGCAGTATTATGATTAAGAGATATTCAAATAGTGATTTTACAGTGATCAATCAATTAGGATTAGAAGAATATTTATATGGTGTTTTACCCAAAGAAATTTCAGGAGACTGGCCTATAGAAGCACAGAAAGCCCAAGCGGTTGCTGCAAGAAGTTATACTCTTGTCAATATGAATAAGCATAAAGCCTATGGATTTGATTTATGTTCTAGTACAGATTGTCAAGTGTATGGAGGATATAGTAGTGAGAAACCAAGAAGTAATGAAGCAGTAGATCAAACAAGAGGAAAAATAATGACTTATGAAGGAAAAGCCGTTACAGCCCTTTACCATTCCAATAGTGGAGGACATACAGAAGATAGTGAGAATATATGGTCAAATCCAATAGGATATTTAAGGGGAGTAGATGATCCATATTCTATAGGAGCTCCAAACTCAGAATGGACTGTTGTTTATACGAAAAAACAAATAGAAGATATTTTAATGGCTAAAAATATATATGTAGGAAATATACAAAGTATAAATATTATAGAACGTTCAAAAAATGGAAGAGTTTTAAAGCTATCTATTCAAGGAACAAATGGAGAAAAAATTTTACAAAAAGATGAGATTCGTAGTGTATTTGGTTATAATAATATTAAAAGTACATGGTTTGATATGATAGGAAATAACTCCAATAATGGAAATGGTTTGAGAGAAGAAAATAGTGGCCAATTGTTTATAAATTCTGATAAAGATTTTCTATCAAAATCTATAGAGGATTCTTCCTTGTATCTGATAAGTAGTGAAAAAATAAAAAAAGCAAATGAAAATATTTATGTAAGTAATGGAGAAAAAACAAAATCTTTATCTCAGCCTATATTTAATCATTCATCAGATTCTTATACTTTTTCTGGAAAAGGTTGGGGTCATGGACTTGGAATGAGTCAATGGGGAGCTAAAAAAATGGCAGAACAAGGTTTTTCTTATGAGCAAATATTGAAGCACTATTATACAGGAATTCATATAGAATAA
- a CDS encoding TIGR04086 family membrane protein produces the protein MKSVSENRIGIYVKSIMIACIFSLFVFVIMALLITYTDISETIIPILASIVMILSTLISGMYAGVKIKRKGLLNGLLVGVFFMIVIVCMSFLLIKDFKFEMYAFYKMMLGIGAGGIGGMIGVNFK, from the coding sequence GTGAAATCAGTAAGTGAAAATAGGATTGGTATTTATGTAAAATCTATAATGATTGCTTGTATTTTTTCGTTATTTGTGTTTGTAATTATGGCATTACTTATTACTTATACAGATATTTCTGAAACTATTATTCCTATACTTGCATCTATTGTTATGATTCTTAGTACGCTTATAAGTGGTATGTATGCAGGTGTGAAAATAAAAAGAAAAGGACTTTTAAATGGACTTTTAGTAGGAGTTTTTTTTATGATCGTTATTGTTTGTATGAGTTTTTTACTTATAAAGGATTTTAAATTTGAAATGTATGCATTTTACAAAATGATGTTGGGAATAGGAGCAGGTGGTATCGGTGGAATGATTGGTGTAAATTTTAAATAA